The proteins below are encoded in one region of Apium graveolens cultivar Ventura chromosome 4, ASM990537v1, whole genome shotgun sequence:
- the LOC141720690 gene encoding protein COFACTOR ASSEMBLY OF COMPLEX C SUBUNIT B CCB2, chloroplastic: protein MIVQNSENKQSMSLTTHSSSLLLHSTSPLNLSPVTTCILPCPRPSIHTLTIKKSRIYCTDPTDTQQQQLNLSVLRFTLGIPGLDESSLPRWIGYAFGSLLLLNHFVGSDSNYITPSQLRTEALGISLAAFSVFVPFLGKFLKGASQVEQAILPDGSEQVFVMSQNISNIQKEDLAWGTYILLRNTNTVSVIISVQGALCVRGYWNTPENISKNDALGWFEKQIEQIGLSNLKDTLYFPQSTDSELWKILPVGARSLLVQPLLPGEQSKGFLLVASSISFAYNKRDRLWIKAIADKYKG from the exons ATGATTGTCCAAAATAGCGAAAACAAGCAGAGCATGTCCTTAACCACTCACTCCTCCTCACTTCTCCTTCACTCCACTTCCCCGCTTAACCTTAGCCCTGTCACTACTTGTATACTTCCTTGTCCCCGTCCATCTATACATACACTCACGATAAAAAAATCAAGAATCTATTGCACTGATCCTACTGACACACAACAACAACAAttaaatctctctgttcttcGCTTCACACTAG gTATTCCTGGACTGGACGAATCCAGCTTACCCAGATGGATTGGATATGCTTTTGGTTCGCTTTTGTTGTTGAATCATTTTGTGGGTTCTGATTCCAATTACATTACACCTTCTCAGCTT AGAACAGAAGCTTTGGGGATTTCATTGGCTGCATTTTCTGTTTTTGTTCCTTTTCTTGGAAAGTTTTTGAAG GGTGCTTCTCAAGTGGAGCAAGCAATTCTTCCTGATGGTTCTGAGCAAGTCTTTGTAATGTCACAAAATATTTCGAATATCCAAAAGGAAGATTTGGCTTGGGGAACATACATTCTTTTGCGCAATACAAACACCGTTTCAGTG ATTATATCAGTTCAAGGTGCATTATGTGTTCGCGGCTACTGGAATACCCCTGAAAATATATCAAAAAATGATGCACTTGGTTGGTTTGAGAAACAGATTGAACAAATTGGTCTCTCTAATTTGAAGGATACACTTTATTTTCCGCAGAGCACAG actcCGAACTTTGGAAGATTCTCCCAGTTGGTGCTCGCTCTCTCCTGGTGCAACCTCTTCTCCCTGGGGAGCAGTCCAAGGGTTTTCTCCTGGTTGCTTCTAGCATCAGTTTTGCATATAACAAAAGAGACAGATTATGGATAAAAGCCATTGCTGATAAATATAAAG GATAG